Part of the Eriocheir sinensis breed Jianghai 21 unplaced genomic scaffold, ASM2467909v1 Scaffold1929, whole genome shotgun sequence genome, TTTGAGTCAACTTTTGTAATTTGAAAGTCAAGTGTTTTAATTTAaaagtcaactttttaaatttggtcaacttttttactaggaaaatcaactctttaaaattctgacattttttttcatttaaagatctttttctttaaatttgaaggtgaaaaggtgtattattttctttaaatctgatgtacttattattaacgtcattaattattatttaagCTGATATAATATGTGTATTATTTGTTGCCAGTTAATCTAGATTAGGTTGAGTTTTTTCCTGATTTATTTgctagtttcattttttttattattctaaaaTGAACTTAAATAATTAAGTTTTTTTCGATCAGTCgaaacttagcctaacctattATCCGAACTCTGTATATAATAGGTAGCTGTTGTGATTGGCTCAGTTTGCTAATTGCACCTGGTAGTGCGTGGCATGTCAACTCTTACAAAATTTTTAGCGGATCTCACATTCAACATGTTTATTGTAAGAAACTATACTGATAcccaaaagaaatataaagacaaTCTACTCACCTATTATAGCGTGACTGAGGTCCAGGCAGAGGTCGCAGGTAAGGTGTCAGGAGCCATGGCTTGCTGGGATAGCCACTGTCTCCCAACAAGTGACTACCTGGTGGCACATGCCCTCTCTGGAACAATTCTGCCACTCCACAGCCATTCAAAATACGTGCATCATGCACTGAGCCAGGCCACTTCGCTAGGATATCCAGTATTCGATAGTTGGCATCAAATATGACCTGCACATTAATACTGTGATATCCCTTGCGGTTGAcaaacacgtcttcctcctcctttggtgccacaatccttacgtgtgtcccatcaacgacaccaataaCCCCGGGAAAATTTGCAATGGTGAGGAAGTCTGCCTTGTTCGCCTCAGTAACGTCTTGGGTGGTGGGGAAGCTGATGAACTGCTTGAGAATATTGACGTTTGCAAGGGCGTCAATGGTCTGGGTGATGGCTCTGCTGATGCTGGGCTGTGATGGGCCGaggtcgtcgctgctacacatttGCATTTTTCCCGTGGCAAGATACCGCAGTGTGATGATCACCTTCATCTCCGGGGTGAGTGGGTTTCTCCTCTTGGTGTcacttgacaaggcttccctCACAAGATTAGTGACGTACAAAATACCTTCCTTGTCAAATCTGTATCTTCTGATAAGCTCAGCATCGCTGAGCTCGTTCAGTACGTCTCTTCTTCGAAAAGGCTGGGGAGCGTGTTGACGTGGGGCTGCCATGTTGACGCGCTTCTGACGGTCATAAGCAGAGTTATGACAGGGTGAACCCGACCTCAGCGTCCCGCGCAATTTTATGGTCGTCCATAAGagtttatggtcgaccataagagtTTCTGACGGAGTTATGTCTGAAATGCGCCATTTTGTTCCGCTATGACCGTCAGAAGAAGTTATGACGGTATGTAGAATGCCTTACCAAAGCTGAAGGGGTAAGGTTGTCGCTTCCCGGCCTCCCAGACACACACGCGATTTATTCTTTTTTGCCATTATTTCTCAAGCTGTAATCATGGGAGGGGTAAAGAAGCACGTGTTGAAGATGCGCAAGAAAGCGGAGACGGCCAGGGAGTGTAAAAAACGAaaagttagaagaggaagaagacatcaGTGTTCCAGCCACGCCACCTGCCTCCACCGCGGCGACTCCAATCACCTCCAACCCAACAGCCTGTACTCCAAGCACGTCTACCCAAAGCACCTCCACTCCAAGCCCCTCCACCTCATCTGTTAAAAGGAGAAGATTAGAAGTTTGTCAGTCGTCACAGATGCTAGCAGTTGAAGATGAAAATATTATATTTAGAAAAAGTTACCTGCAAGAAGAGGCTAACCTCCGACAAATTGTTATCTGCATGCCTCCTTGGAAAAATACAAAACGTGAATGAGCACTTGCATTCACGTATCTGTGATACTGCTCAAAGTATAAGAATGCAAACAAAAACATTCTGGAATATGCTATTGGGCAAGCTGTCTTAGAGTACAACGTCGGGTATGAAGACGGATTTGTGCTTCCTCTCTTTGCACCACCATACACTCAAATACAGCAGTCATCCATCAAAATACGTGGCAGGAGGCGTGAGTGTATGCGTGTGGTGAGAAAACGTAAACAAGAAAGACATGACAGGCGTGACTACGGTGCAGGAGAGTTTTAAATATGGCGACACATTCTTTTTAAACTTTAAATGGCTCTCCTGTAAAATTTATTTTTCCAACCATTAGTGAGCCATATCTCTGGTATGAATTGACCGATTTTGTTAATTTTTGCTTAGTTTTGAAGAGAATAAAATTTCCTTTTATTTGGTTAGCTTTTAATAAAGTATACTATGACTGacatttttgtttgattttttctaCCACAATTTTACAGCATTTATCCataagtcaaaataaaaaatcatttaaaaaacatagatgagagTTAGATGAAATATGGGTTTACCAAGCTGTTACCAAGACTCTAATCTTTCATTTCTTGCCAAGCTAAATGATCTTTCATTTCTTGCTATGCTAATTGATATGGAAAGATTGACTTTAgcggtatgtatttttttttataatatcataTTCACTATCAAAAAATATTCATTACACCATCTTCGGTGCATGGgaatttcataatattttcaggATATATACTCTATTTGAAGGTGTAAGTATACATAAGTTCACTAGATAATTGAACAATTCTGAAAACACGTTCACCTATAAAACCCGGTAGCAAATCCTAAGGGCTACTGACAACTGTGCGTGCGGTGTCACCCTCGAGATGCATATTATTGATACTGCCTGTCGGAGGCTCTGCCCGAGCAGGTGAAGCTAAGCGCTACCGACAACATTGCGTGCGGTGTCACCCTCGAAATGCATATCATCAATACTGCCTGTCGGAGGCTCTGCCCGAGCGGGTGAAGTTAAGGGCtaccgacgacattgcgtgcggtGTCACCCTCGAGATGCGTCAACGCCCGGAGAGTAGTCACCATCACGTAAAGAGAGAGGGGTcgctgcattgaaggctgatTGCAGCTTATGCCGTGTAACTTCTCATAAAAGAGAGGGGGTTGCACGAGCTGTCGAAGCTTTGCCGACGATTATGAATACTGCACGTCGGATGCTCTGCCCGATGCAGCAGTAATTAACATGCACGCGCTGTCGACGCTCTGCCGACGATTATGAATACTGCGCTGTCGACGCTCTGCCGACGATTATGAATACTGCATGTCGGATGCTCTGCCCGATGCTGCAGTAATTAACATGCACGCGCTGCCGACGCTCTGCCGACGATTATGAATACTGCATGTCGGATGCTCTGCCCGATGCTGCAGTAATTAACATGCACGCGCTGTCGACGCTTTGCCGACGATTATGAATACTGCACGTCGGATGCTCTGCCCGATGCAGCAGTAATTAACATGCACGCGCTGTCGAAGCTTTGCCGACGATTATGAATACTGCACGTCGGATGCTCTGCCCGATGCAGCAGTAATTAACATGCACGCGCTGTCGATGCTCTGCTGACGATTATGAATACTGCATGTCGGATGCTCTGCCCGATGCTGCAGTAGTTACCGTGCACGCGCTGGCGACGCTGTGCCGACGATTATTGATACTGCATGTCGGAAGCTCTGCCTGATCAGACGGAAACTAAGGGCTACCACGACATTGCGTGCGGTGTCACCCTCGAGATGCGTAACCGTAGTTACCTTCAAACGTGATTTTTTGCCAGTCTGCTCGTATTAGCTTTGATATAGAGCTCACTCACACTGTCGGGAAGCTCAAACGGTCTCTTCGCGGCTATGAGTGGCTTGGACTGGCTATCATGActaccattaataataataatattattatcatttcatattatgttattattgtgtttgccaatgcgatcagccttcaatgcagcgacccctctctctaacttcggttgtaggtaagctacttgagggcataattagagacaaaattgtgagttaccttgaaagccactcattgattggggactcacaacatggcttccgaaacaaaagatcctgcctatcaaacctattaaccttttataacgacctcttcactgtttatgacgtaaccaaatcactggacgtagtctatcttgatttccagaaagcgtttgataaagtcccgcatcataaattactttacaaattaaagcaaataggtattgacggtcaagtaaaccaatggatcgcgaattggttgagcaacagacaacaaagagtagtgattgacggatttaactcagagtgggcgcctatcactagtggcgtccctcagggctcggtccttggcccagtgctcctcattatttacatcaacgacgtggatgttggactcaataaccgcattagtaaatttgcagacgacacaaagattggtaactcggttctcactgacgaagacaggcaaagcctccaagaggatttgcacaaaatttcatcttggtcggatagatgggagatgccctttaacgtagacaagtgccaggtccttcaagttggaacgaggaataagaagttcgaatacgaaatgcgcggcgttaaactcaaaagcgttcaatgcgtcaaagacttggggtcaaaatcgcgtcaaacctcaaattctcacagcaatgcatcgatgcagcaaataaagcgaacagaatgttgggcttcattaaaagaaactttgtattcaagaataaagatgtaatactcccgctctacaacagtttagtcagaccccacttggaatatgcggtacagttttggtccccccaccatgcaaaggatattgctaaattagaaggtgttcagcgtcgggcaacgaaaatgatcccttccttgcgcaacaaatcctacgaagaaaggctttctacccttaacatgttctctcttgagaaacgtcgcctccgaggaaaactgatcgaatgttttaaaatacttaatggtttcacgaatgtagacagatcaacattgtttatgatcgatgacagtctgcgcacgaggaacaatggcgtaaaactcagatgtagacaagtaaattcaggctgcacaaaatttttcttcaccaacgttgtagtgcgagaatggaataagcttccaccatcagtggtccagtgtaacacgattgactccttcaaaaataagctcgaccgtcacctccttcaactagagtagaagtgcaacgttttggagtcttctgattaatgtaaaatcacttaggtttaaggacagaccaccaagtctggaccatggggtctgtgtggtctgattttctatgtaaatctatgtaaatctctcttggTGATGGTAACTCCACTCTCCGTGCGATAACGCATCCCGAGGGTGACGGCGCACGCAATATCGTCGGTCAGAACCATCCTCTCGTTTCGGAgctctgaaaaaaataaaataaataaataaaaaataacacgcCCAAAATGATCCCTATGCTGAGGCTAGACAGCGTAGGGGCACGTCCCCCGGTTGGCAGATGGGGGAGCCCTCTTGAAGGGTTCACCATTAATGGTGCCGTGGACCACCTTAGCCTACATGAGAAGAAAAACTCTGACTCCAAACCACCTACTTCGCGTAGCTTAACATTTTACTCTGCTATATGGAAACTTTGAACATTTTATCTTTTACCCCACAGCTTACAGGGTAAAAACGTAACCAGGAAAATGGATTCTGAATCGAGTGTTGACCGATTCTTGCGACGACAATTCGTTCACTGTGGAGGATGTGTTGGTTCTCAAAAGAGGTTGAGGCAGTCATTGTCCttcgaggaagaggaagcaacgaGAAACTTTCTCAACGATTTGGAGAAGAGACGGAAGCCGCACGCTCTTGACTTGGGAGTGCCATGTGAGTACACACACATATGTGCTATTGCCCATTCAAATTCTGACTGTCTTTACCTACGGGTCTCTTTTATTGCAACTGGCAGCGGTGCCACTGCTAAGGAGACCTGTTCATCTTACCTAGACT contains:
- the LOC126990715 gene encoding putative nuclease HARBI1 (The sequence of the model RefSeq protein was modified relative to this genomic sequence to represent the inferred CDS: added 13 bases not found in genome assembly); its protein translation is MVDHKLLWTTIKLRGTLRSGSPCHNSAYDRQKRVNMAAPRQHAPQPFRRRDVLNELSDAELIRRYRFDKEGILYVTNLVREALSSDTKRRNPLTPEMKVIITLRYLATGKMQMCSSDDLGPSQPSISRAITQTIDALANVNILKQFISFPTTQDVTEANKADFLTIANFPGVIGVVDGTHVRIVAPKEEEDVFVNRKGYHSINVQVIFDANYRILDILAKWPGSVHDARILNGCGVAELFQRGHVPPGSHLLGDSGYPSKPWLLTPYLRPLPGPQSRYNRAHKRTRSVVERGIGQLKRRFHVLHSEVRVTPPVKVCKLIHVCGMLHNICKDRNIPIPLDAAQPNAEEVDLAMAQPEGVQVVPPLPAGQRNEGRLYRDEFCNLHFHNED